One genomic region from Gammaproteobacteria bacterium encodes:
- a CDS encoding citryl-CoA lyase, translating into MTLMNNAIHGDMISTKIWQEETTAESPFVAQRSLCAGYDVYNQVLGNASWAEFLYLLFKQARPTAKQATMLNDLAVGLANAGPRDFAVRSAINASIAGGTAASALMAALATGAGSLNGGHAVVLMSQLIKQCGSDLAAWQLAFSTAQFYQNKDWPAAPQPPGFDAMSTSTSEPVLKMLTHFSALDETAYCAWWRENIATLESYAGWPLGMHGVAAIVLSALDFTARQAEYLWLLMRLPGAAAHAEEQYMQWGQTQVFTDCIEFKRPLINA; encoded by the coding sequence ATGACATTAATGAATAACGCTATTCATGGGGACATGATAAGCACAAAAATATGGCAAGAAGAAACTACTGCAGAATCTCCCTTTGTTGCACAACGCAGTTTATGTGCAGGTTACGATGTTTATAATCAAGTATTAGGCAACGCGAGTTGGGCGGAATTTTTATATTTATTATTTAAACAAGCACGACCCACAGCAAAACAAGCAACCATGCTCAATGATTTAGCGGTGGGTTTAGCGAATGCAGGTCCGCGCGATTTTGCAGTGCGCAGTGCTATTAATGCGTCTATTGCTGGTGGTACAGCAGCATCTGCATTGATGGCGGCATTAGCAACGGGTGCGGGTAGTTTGAATGGCGGGCATGCGGTGGTGTTGATGAGTCAATTGATTAAACAATGCGGTAGTGATCTTGCTGCTTGGCAATTGGCATTTTCCACCGCGCAGTTTTATCAGAATAAAGATTGGCCTGCTGCACCGCAGCCACCGGGATTTGATGCGATGTCAACATCCACATCAGAACCTGTTTTAAAAATGTTAACGCATTTTTCAGCATTAGATGAAACCGCTTATTGTGCGTGGTGGCGAGAAAATATTGCTACCTTAGAGTCTTATGCGGGTTGGCCCTTAGGCATGCACGGTGTTGCCGCTATTGTATTGTCTGCTTTAGATTTTACTGCGCGGCAAGCGGAATATTTATGGTTATTAATGCGTTTGCCCGGTGCCGCTGCGCATGCAGAAGAGCAATATATGCAATGGGGACAAACACAAGTATTCACCGATTGCATTGAATTTAAGAGACCATTAATCAATGCATAA